TAATCCCCGTATTCCCCACAGCCTTGAGGGCATATATAGAGTTGATAGCACTTGCATTCCCAGTAGCATTCTCACTATTCCTAGTAGAGTTCTTCGATGGAATAGGAACAATATCTGGTCTAGCCACTAAAGCAGGGTTGGTGAATGGGAGGGGCAGGCCTATTAATATCGAGAAAGCCCTATACACAGATGCCACAGCAACAGTCGTTGGAGCTCTGGCTGGGACAACAACAACTGTTATCTACATAGAATCCGCCTCAGGTATAGAGGCTGGGGGTAGGACGGGGCTGACAGCCCTTGTAACAGGGCTTCTATTCCTAGCATTCCTCCCAATAGCCCCTCTAGCAGCATCTATACCAGGCTTTGCCACAGCACCTGTGCTGATCCTTGTTGGTCTCATGTTTATGAGCGTTATAAGGAAGATAGATCTTGAAGATCTCACAGAGGCTATACCGAGCTTCATGGCCATCATAGCCATACCCCTAACCTATAGCATAGCAACAGGGATCGGGCTTGCATTCATAACATATACCCTTGTTAAGCTTCTAAGCGGTAGGCTGAGGGATATAACCCCTGCCACTGTTGTTATAACAGCTATATTCATAATATACTTCCTAATGCTCCCAGCCCTTCATCAATAAAAACCTTTTTTATCGATCACCCCTGGATCTCTCTAATATAATTCTATATATCTCTTGGAGAGAGCCCCTTATATCATCGAGATATCTCCACCTAGCCCTCACCCTATCCACCTCCCCAAGATCTATTGATGTCTCGAAAACACCTTCTCCACCCCCTACCTCAAACAAGATCCTACCCTGGGGATCTGCTACGAAGCTACCCCCCATAACATCCCTGCCATCTACATACTTAGTATTGGTTGCATTAACATGGATGAAGAAGACTGTGTTTTCAGATGCTCTAGAAGCTCCTAAAGCCCTCCAGAGATAGGATCTGTTTGATGGTATTATGCTTGGGTTGACAATAACATGTGATCCTGCTAGAGAGGCGATCCTAACTACCTCGGGATACATAGCATCAACACAGATCACAGAGGCTATTGAATACCCATATATAGTATTAAGCACAGCTGGAGGGCCTCCCGGGAGGACCCTGCTTCTCTCACCTGTAGCAGCGCTTGGAAATAGCTTTCCCCCAACAGCTATTGAGCCGGCTCTATCGATTATAGCTGATTTAGATGCTATAGAGTCTCCAACATCTATATATGCCGATCCTGCTACAAACACCTTTGCCCCAGAGATATCTAGGATCTCTTTTGAGAGATCTATATATCTCTCCATAGATATCGGTGCTCTGCCAAGCCAGTTCTCATAGATCGAGATGATCTCTGGGGAGGAGGCTGTAGATGCTATCTCCCTAACCCTTTTAAAGTTCTCCATAGCATCACCAGCTATCCTGGATTGGATGATCGATACCCTCAAGATCCTCTGGCTCATATGTTTTCAAACCCTCCCATAGGCTGGATCATGCCCTTGGATATCGTTATTATCCCCATGCTAACAAGATCCTCTAGGATCTTCCTCGCCTCCGCCCTATCGATCCCAAGCTCCCTCACAAGTATGTTAATGGCATCGAGAAATCTAAAGGATCCATATGTGTTGAACGCCTCAACGATCTTTTGATATGCAGCAACATGCTTAGACGGTATCCTAGCCTCTCTAACACCCTCCTCACCAACATGTATATACCCAACCCTCCCATCCAATGTCTCAACTATATAGTTACCCACACCATATCCCATAGGTCTTAGAACAACAACATAGAATCCTCTGGATATTAGGATAGCCCTTCCACCATCTGTGTAGATCCCAACAACCTTGCTAGGGAATCTTTTTCCAGCGATGCTTGTCCAAGGAGCATATACTATATCCGGCTCTCCACAGCTGACATGGATCCTACTAAGGTCTTCCCTAGATACGCTCTTGCTAGATAAGATAGACTCCTCCCTCAACCCCCATAGATCCTCTATACATATTGATTGATAACCCCTTCTAAATAGCCTCGATATGTGGAGCCCCATTATAGTTGCTAGAACAAACCTATTTCTAGATATGAAGGCCGCTCTCCTCCTCATAGAATCCTCTAGAATCTCCAGCGGGTTCAAAGGATCACCTTCTCATCATAGCGATATATAGAATGGAAAGGGCTATGAGGAGAATTGGAGATGTATAGATCTCTATAGAGCCCACCCTCCAACCAACTATTAAAAGGGTTTTAAGAGGCTCTGGAACCCCGAGACCCCTTATAATAGATGCTATCTGTGGGCCAAAGAGAAGGGCGAGACCTATTATAAGGATTACCGCCCCCAGTATTATCAGCATTATCCCCGGTACCTGTGTCTCGGGAGTGCTGAGCATATAGCCCCCAATATATTTATGATACGCTTCTATAATAGCTTCTCTATACCTTCATATAGCCCTTGGCTCTACTGAAAACCTCTGATCCTAGATCTCCCTCTATTTAGATCGCCATAAACACCTAACCTTTTAGGTTTATACCCTAATATCCCTGGAAAAATAGTATATACGGTGCATATCTTGGGAGAAGCAGTGCCCCATGGCGAG
The sequence above is a segment of the Sulfolobales archaeon genome. Coding sequences within it:
- a CDS encoding NCS2 family permease, translating into IPVFPTALRAYIELIALAFPVAFSLFLVEFFDGIGTISGLATKAGLVNGRGRPINIEKALYTDATATVVGALAGTTTTVIYIESASGIEAGGRTGLTALVTGLLFLAFLPIAPLAASIPGFATAPVLILVGLMFMSVIRKIDLEDLTEAIPSFMAIIAIPLTYSIATGIGLAFITYTLVKLLSGRLRDITPATVVITAIFIIYFLMLPALHQ
- a CDS encoding carbon-nitrogen hydrolase family protein; its protein translation is MSQRILRVSIIQSRIAGDAMENFKRVREIASTASSPEIISIYENWLGRAPISMERYIDLSKEILDISGAKVFVAGSAYIDVGDSIASKSAIIDRAGSIAVGGKLFPSAATGERSRVLPGGPPAVLNTIYGYSIASVICVDAMYPEVVRIASLAGSHVIVNPSIIPSNRSYLWRALGASRASENTVFFIHVNATNTKYVDGRDVMGGSFVADPQGRILFEVGGGEGVFETSIDLGEVDRVRARWRYLDDIRGSLQEIYRIILERSRGDR